The following coding sequences lie in one Aythya fuligula isolate bAytFul2 chromosome 17, bAytFul2.pri, whole genome shotgun sequence genomic window:
- the HIC2 gene encoding hypermethylated in cancer 2 protein translates to MELPNHAKQLLLQLNQQRAKGFLCDVIIVVENALFRAHKNILAASSMYFKSLVLHDNLINLDTDMVNPTVFRQILDFIYTGKLLTTDQPGEQNFNALLTAASYLQLHDLAALCRKKLKRSSKSFAGKAGGLGVGRSARSQRLSTASVIQARYSGSNEGMKGSHSKELSKGKLSDDEVFISSSNQENCHSLSRGASKNGGGGGSANGSTGDQELGLDLSKKSPSLPVAASHDDTQHSESQHGSPQSASAPAANSASSFDESGVGAPHSMADSSDPMEMDLSEECHHALTESSQRKGLRHSSRKKEWIKKDSAFDRKEGSKDRDEGEGLPNGILLGPLSKSVERSLAGAYGADLPYPCKEEVENGKENSDDSGQSESESGGHTSANYVYRQEGFEPVAYGDNLYVCIPCGKGFPSSEQLNAHVETHTEEDLYIKEEGTYGSKDEAEDLSNPNQAYAAESRPFKCSVCEKSYKDPATLRQHEKTHWLTRPFPCNICGKMFTQRGTMTRHMRSHLGLKPFACEECGMRFTRQYRLTEHMRVHSGEKPYECQLCGGKFTQQRNLISHLRMHTSPT, encoded by the coding sequence ATGGAACTGCCAAATCATGCCAAACAACTGCTACTGCAGCTGAACCAGCAACGAGCCAAAGGTTTCCTCTGTGATGTGATCATTGTGGTAGAAAATGCCCTGTTTCGTGCCCATAAGAACatcctggcagccagcagcatgtATTTCAAATCCCTTGTCCTGCATGACAACCTGATTAACTTAGACACGGACATGGTGAACCCCACTGTGTTCCGGCAGATCTTGGACTTTATTTATACTGGTAAGCTCTTAACGACTGACCAGCCCGGTGAACAGAACTTTAATGCTCTCCTCACCGCAGCAAGCTACCTCCAACTGCACGAcctggcagctctctgcagaaagaagctgaagcGGAGCAGCAAGTCCTTTGCTGGCAAGGCCGGCGGCCTCGGGGTCGGGAGATCCGCCAGGAGTCAGAGACTTTCCACCGCTTCGGTCATCCAAGCTCGCTATTCAGGGTCAAATGAGGGGATGAAGGGCTCGCACTCGAAGGAGCTGTCAAAGGGAAAGCTCTCCGATGACGAGGTCTTCATCAGCAGCTCCAACCAAGAGAACTGTCACTCCTTAAGCAGGGGAGCCAGTAAGAACGGCGGTGGGGGCGGCAGCGCGAACGGGAGCACCGGCGACCAGGAGCTAGGCCTCGACCTGTCCAAAAAAAGCCCGTCGCTCCCTGTTGCAGCCTCCCACGATGACACGCAGCACAGCGAAAGCCAGCACGGCTCTCCCCAATCTGCCTCAGCCCCCGCAGCCAACAGTGCCTCATCGTTCGACGAGTCTGGAGTCGGAGCCCCTCACAGCATGGCGGACAGCAGCGACCCCATGGAGATGGATCTGAGCGAGGAGTGCCACCACGCGCTGACGGAGAGCAGCCAGCGCAAGGGCCTCCGGCACTCGTCCCGCAAGAAGGAGTGGATCAAGAAAGACAGCGCCTTTGACCGAAAGGAGGGGAGCAAAGACAGGGACGAGGGCGAAGGGCTGCCCAACGGCATCCTGCTGGGGCCCTTGTCCAAATCTGTGGAGCGGAGCTTGGCCGGAGCCTACGGCGCAGACCTGCCCTACCCGtgcaaggaggaggtggaaaacgGGAAGGAGAACAGCGACGACAGCGGCCAGAGCGAGAGCGAGAGCGGCGGGCACACCAGCGCCAACTACGTCTACCGGCAGGAGGGGTTTGAGCCAGTGGCCTACGGCGACAACCTGTACGTCTGCATCCCCTGCGGCAAAGGCTTCCCCAGCTCCGAGCAGCTGAACGCCCACGTGGAGACGCACACCGAGGAAGACCTTTACATCAAGGAGGAAGGCACGTACGGCAGCAAGGATGAAGCTGAGGATTTGTCCAACCCCAACCAGGCCTACGCCGCCGAGTCCCGGCCCTTCAAGTGTTCGGTGTGTGAGAAGAGCTACAAGGATCCAGCGACGCTGCGGCAGCATGAGAAGACTCACTGGCTGACACGGCCCTTCCCTTGCAACATCTGCGGCAAGATGTTCACGCAGCGGGGCACCATGACACGGCACATGCGCAGCCACTTGGGGCTCAAGCCCTTTGCTTGCGAGGAATGCGGGATGCGCTTTACCCGGCAGTACCGACTGACAGAGCATATGCGTGTCCACTCAGGAGAAAAACCTTACGAATGTCAACTGTGTGGTGGGAAATTCACCCAGCAGCGCAATCTGATCAGCCACCTGCGAATGCATACCTCTCCCACATAA